A region of the Apium graveolens cultivar Ventura chromosome 6, ASM990537v1, whole genome shotgun sequence genome:
GGAAGAAGACGGAGGTTTATTATTGTAAGATGAAAAGGGAGCAGAAGCTGGTTTCTGGTTATGTGAATCCCAAGAGGAAGAGTTGCCCCCGTTATTTGGAACTTTCATATTGGAACCTGGAGCAAAATTGTGAAAACCATACTGCGATTGTGGTACGGCTGAACCACCAGATCGAGGTTTAACTTGTAAAGCTTTGTCATATGCTGATCTTTTGGATTTATCAGACAAAAGATTCCAGGCTTGTGATATAAGATCAAACGCCCCATCAGCTCCTTTTGCTTTGTTTTTATCAGGATGAATCATAAGAGCCAACTTTCGAAACTGTTTCCTTATGACATCTTCATTATCTAGTGGATTCACACCAAGCATCCCATACCAATCAATTTCCCCATTAATTTTGTTCTCAGAACAAACATATACATCAAGTGTTGCCAAAAACTGAGAAATACCATCCAGCTGAGGATATAAACTTTGGGCCTTCAAAGCAAATTTTTTTGCCCCAGTAAAGTCATTTGCCAAAAACTTCCTATCAGCAATGTCTCTAGCCCTTATGGCTTCGTCTCTGTTACACTCCATTAGAATTACCCCACTTAGTCACACGTTTTGTTCAAAGCACCACGATGACAAAAAAGGGAAAATACTATCAATAATCTGTAATTTCCAACATCGACCTCAGCTTCCCGATGAAGAAATAATACGACTGCGATAACAAACAAAATCAAGTAAGAAAATTCGCTGCGCGGACATATCGAAGTAAACATTAAAAGCTAGACGTTCAATAGATTCCCTATTAGAGGGTTTCTAGCAACGCAATAATACAACTGCGATAACAACAAATTCAAGTAAAAAAAATCGATGTGCCTGTGACGTACATATTGCAGTAAACATTAAAAGTCAAATGTTCAATAGATTCCCTGTTCGAAAGTCTCTAGCAAAGCAATAATACAACTGCGATAACAAACATCAAGTAAGAAATAATACAACTGCGATAACAAACAAATTCAAGTAAGAAAAATCGCTGTGGGGACATATCGCACTAAAAATTTAAAGCTGAACGTTCAATAGATTCCCTATTAGAGGGTTTCTAGCAAAGCATCTGCTCTTTTATGTGGGCAGCAAAGCcctaattttagaaaaaaaaattaaacttaaACTAAGAATTAAATGTCAGATACATTTATTTATCAGATCGAAAGCAAAGCAAAGTTTAAATCACTTCAATAAAGATCATTTCAAAACAAAAATAATAACTTAACACTATAGCAATAGCACACAACCTTAACAAACAATTACGAGCAAGGAAAATAATTTAACAAAACCACACAAAACATGAAGAGATACTATAGATTGACTATTAAAGGGTCGGTTCTATTATATTGGTGAACAAAACCCTAATTacaaaacacaaaaattaaacTTTAAAAGAAAATCAAATGCTACACACATTTATCAATATCAAATAAgaaattaaacaagatttaaaaCGACACCAACAAAGATTATTTCGAAACAAAATCAATTAtctaaaataataataaaatgagCTGTATAAACAAACAGATTATATGCAAACAATGGCAGAATATAACTATATATTAGCAAGAAGAGAACAAGTTAACACACCTTAACCTTGCTGTGCGAAAAAACTTGAAGAGAGATGATGGTAATATAGTTATAGATATATGTTTTTTGTTTGTTGGTGTTTATAATGGCTGCTATATATGCCCTCTTTAAACCCTTGGATTTAGGTACTTCGGAAGATTTTCTTGGGCAGCTGAATCGTCTCTATATTTTCGAAGCCCAGCTTTGAAATATAGTAGAATGTTATATACATTCTTTGTTTAAGCTTTGCTCGGCCCATTGCTAAAATAAATGGGCAATGGGCCGAAACATGTTCATGTCTCGATTACGTGGTGTATATTATACCCATTCATTTTGTATTgaatatattaatttttattttttaaataattgttattaacgttatttgtttttattaaaaatatttataaaaatatttatgaaaataaaattttaaaatatatataattttaaatttgacTTTTAAATAACCCACGCCATACGCGTTCAGATCAAATTTGTTCTCCATACATTTTAGTATTAACTTACAAATTCTGGCCACCGTCCTGGATTTTCATTTATGAATTGTTGCCTTCTAAGCTTACGATCAAATCTACTTGTACTTGTAATATCCAACTCTCATGTATatatagttttaaaatgttaatAAAGGTATTTAAATTTGTAAAGTAAATGTGAGGGTAGGATCCATAAAACTACCTTTAGATTAAAGTTccatatatttaaatatatttagaattaaaaataaagtTTAGTACACATATATCATATACTGTATGTACAGAATTGTAGTTATTAAATTTGAACATATTGATAAAAGAGTCTCCCCTTATTAACTTATCGTGTGAGAAATAAGACCccttgaaaaataaataaattggtATTTATGTCAAGAATGGTGACTTTTGTACGTATGAGGGGTGCCATATATGATGGTAGTAGTTCCCGTACATCTTTTATGCTTAATCAGTTTCTAAGAAGGCCGAGTACTTTGA
Encoded here:
- the LOC141668786 gene encoding uncharacterized protein LOC141668786, which produces MECNRDEAIRARDIADRKFLANDFTGAKKFALKAQSLYPQLDGISQFLATLDVYVCSENKINGEIDWYGMLGVNPLDNEDVIRKQFRKLALMIHPDKNKAKGADGAFDLISQAWNLLSDKSKRSAYDKALQVKPRSGGSAVPQSQYGFHNFAPGSNMKVPNNGGNSSSWDSHNQKPASAPFSSYNNKPPSSSPSHKHKSTTVPLSRKEKPQTVPATSYKRQRVPTATDLPQELSQTTFWTACHGCKMRHEYPRKYVNCNMLCSNCREPFFSFEIASPFPSVREGPTFWTACHGCRMQYEYPRFYLNCNLLCTKCREPFFSFEVEPPIAKQEASANHQKVNKNNSVSEIYKSLRPNVQF